One Chryseobacterium sp. StRB126 genomic region harbors:
- the gyrB gene encoding DNA topoisomerase (ATP-hydrolyzing) subunit B, whose translation MSQKQYTASSIQALEGMEHVRMRPSMYIGDVGLRGLHHLVYEVVDNSIDEALAGFCDTIFVAIKEGNGIEVSDNGRGIPVDFHEKEQKSALEVVMTKIGAGGKFDKDSYKVSGGLHGVGVSCVNALSNEMITTVYRDGNVYQQIYSKGKAQTGVEEIGNSDKRGTKQFFQPDDTIFTELVYNYDTLATRLRELSYLNKGITITLTDEREKGEDGSFKSEIFHSEGGLKEFVAYIDGNRESIMEHVIFMEGERDNIPVEVAMRYNTSFNENLHSYVNNINTHEGGTHLAGFRRALTRTLKKYADELGLPAKEKVEITGDDFREGLTAVISVKVMEPQFEGQTKTKLGNSEVSGAVDKIVGEMLTNFLEENPNEAKIIVQKVVLAAKARQAAKKAREMVQRKSPMGGSGLPGKLSDCSSKDPAESEIFLVEGDSAGGTAKQGRDRHFQAILPLRGKILNVEKSMLHKVYDNEEIRNIYTALGVSVGTEEDSKALNMAKLRYHKIVIMTDADIDGSHISTLILTFFFRYMKELIENGYIYIAQPPLYLLKRGNKKIYAYNEKEREEFTLEMSPDGKGVEVQRYKGLGEMNPEQLWETTLNPEHRILKQVTIDNAVEADSVFSMLMGDEVPPRREFIEKNAKYAKIDA comes from the coding sequence ATGAGTCAAAAACAATATACAGCTAGTAGTATTCAGGCATTGGAAGGAATGGAGCACGTACGTATGCGTCCTTCAATGTACATTGGTGATGTAGGATTAAGAGGTCTTCACCATTTGGTTTATGAAGTAGTAGATAACTCTATCGACGAAGCATTGGCAGGATTCTGTGACACGATATTCGTTGCCATTAAAGAAGGAAACGGAATCGAGGTTAGCGATAACGGTAGAGGTATTCCGGTTGACTTCCACGAAAAAGAACAAAAATCTGCTCTTGAAGTTGTAATGACGAAAATTGGAGCCGGTGGTAAGTTTGATAAAGATTCTTACAAGGTTTCAGGAGGGCTTCACGGAGTAGGGGTATCGTGTGTGAATGCACTTTCCAACGAAATGATCACTACTGTTTACAGAGACGGGAACGTCTACCAGCAAATATATTCAAAAGGAAAAGCTCAGACAGGAGTAGAAGAGATTGGAAACAGTGATAAGAGAGGTACAAAACAGTTCTTCCAGCCGGATGATACTATTTTTACAGAATTAGTTTACAATTATGATACGTTGGCAACCCGTTTAAGAGAGCTTTCTTACCTTAATAAAGGAATTACCATTACCCTTACAGACGAAAGAGAGAAGGGAGAAGATGGGTCTTTTAAATCAGAAATTTTTCATTCTGAAGGAGGGTTAAAAGAGTTTGTTGCTTATATCGATGGAAATCGTGAATCTATTATGGAGCATGTGATTTTCATGGAAGGAGAAAGAGATAATATCCCTGTAGAAGTAGCAATGCGTTACAACACTTCTTTCAATGAGAATCTTCACTCTTATGTAAATAACATCAACACTCATGAAGGAGGAACTCACTTGGCTGGTTTTAGAAGAGCTTTAACAAGAACTTTAAAGAAATATGCAGACGAATTGGGGCTTCCGGCAAAAGAAAAAGTAGAAATTACAGGAGATGACTTCCGTGAAGGATTAACCGCTGTAATTTCTGTAAAAGTAATGGAACCTCAGTTTGAAGGACAGACTAAAACGAAATTAGGAAATTCTGAAGTTTCTGGTGCTGTAGATAAAATTGTAGGGGAGATGCTTACTAACTTTTTGGAAGAGAATCCTAATGAAGCTAAGATTATTGTTCAAAAAGTTGTTCTAGCTGCAAAAGCAAGACAGGCTGCTAAGAAAGCCCGTGAAATGGTTCAGCGAAAATCTCCGATGGGAGGTTCTGGACTTCCCGGAAAATTATCTGATTGTTCATCTAAAGATCCGGCAGAATCAGAAATATTCCTTGTAGAGGGAGATTCCGCAGGTGGAACAGCTAAACAGGGACGTGACAGACACTTCCAAGCTATTCTTCCATTAAGAGGTAAAATTTTGAACGTAGAGAAATCTATGCTTCATAAAGTATATGATAATGAAGAGATCAGGAATATTTATACTGCTCTTGGAGTTTCTGTAGGAACAGAAGAAGATAGCAAAGCATTGAACATGGCTAAATTGAGATACCATAAGATCGTTATCATGACCGATGCCGATATTGATGGATCTCACATCTCTACATTGATTCTTACTTTCTTCTTCAGATATATGAAGGAACTTATTGAGAACGGATATATTTATATTGCTCAACCACCTTTATATTTATTGAAGAGAGGGAACAAAAAGATATATGCTTATAACGAGAAAGAGCGCGAAGAGTTTACTCTGGAAATGTCTCCGGACGGAAAAGGAGTTGAAGTACAACGTTACAAAGGTCTTG